In Nitrospirota bacterium, the genomic window ACCTTTCCATCTCCAATGCGGCCCGTGAGAGCCGTCTTCGTGATGGCCTCCACGATCTTCGGGGCTTCGGCGTCCGTGCAGGCAATCTCAATCTTCACCTTCGGCATGAAATCGATCTGATACTCGGCCCCCCGGTACTGCTCCGGATGGCCTTTCTGACGTCCGTATCCTTTCACTTCGGAGACGGTCATGCCCGCAACGCCCACCTGGCTCAAGGCCTCCTTAACGGAGTCCATCCGGAAAGGCTTGATCACGGCTTCAACTTTTTTCATCGCTCACCTCCTCAACCAGGCTCACGGGGTAAGCAGATCATCCTTCGGCTCGCGGCGCAAGTCACGGGTGGAACCCGCCCTCCTGATGGGTGACTCTGCTCGTCGGCTAAGCTCGACTTTTGCCATTTTTTGAAAGGTCTATGTTGGTCCTTATGCGTAGGGGAGGGTCTTCAGACCCTCCCGACAAGAGGGAGCATCTGAAGAT contains:
- a CDS encoding P-II family nitrogen regulator — protein: MKKVEAVIKPFRMDSVKEALSQVGVAGMTVSEVKGYGRQKGHPEQYRGAEYQIDFMPKVKIEIACTDAEAPKIVEAITKTALTGRIGDGKVWVTDLLEIVRIRTGEKNEAAL